In Candidatus Nealsonbacteria bacterium, the sequence ATCCCACCTCCTACTCTTAAAAAAAGAGCTGTCAGAGAAGAACCAAAAGCAAAACTTATTAAAAGCTCAACATCTTTAAAGAAAAACCAAAGTGTGCTAATACCTAACAACCCTAAGCCAACTACTAAAAATCCCATCACCATTCCAGCCGAAAAAGCAATCTTGAAACCCTTGGAAAAACTAATCCTGGTAGCTTCAGTTGTTCTAACATTGGCTTGAGTTGAAACCATCATTCCTATATATCCTGCCAGATAAGAAACTCCTGCCCCACCCAAAAAAACCAAAACCTTTAAAGGACTCTTGGTCATCAATCCCAATCCTAAAGCAATCAAGGCCAAAACTATAACCATTACCTTAAATTCCCTTTTCAAAAAAGCCTTAGCTCCTTCCCGAATGGCCTGAGATATCTCTATCATTTTACCTGAACCAGAAGAGGCTTGTTTTATCTTTTGAATTAAAAAAACTGCAAAAGCTATGGCGGAAAGAGAACTAATAATTGAAATTAAGTTTTCCATATTATTAAAAAATCTGTTTTTAACAGATTCATCTCCTATTTTATTTAATTAATGATATTGATTTTGAAACTATTGTCAAGAGGAAATATTTTTAAAAAATAAAAAAATACAGAGGACAACCCTCTGTATTTTTGTTTAATTATCAAGTAAGTTTATTCTTCTTCGTATAAATTATACGCTTTTCCCTTTTTTCTGGAAAGAGACCACCGAATTAAAAAAGTGCTGAATCCCAAAACAAGGAAAATCCATATAGTCAAACAAGCACAAATTTTAAGATAGAAAAAAATTGTCAAAATTATAAGTATTAAAGTCCAGACAAGCCAAGTTCTTGTTTCCTTGTTCCTCTTCTTCCATACCTTAATAGTTTTTACTAATGAATATAAGACTAAGATTAAAATTATCCACCAGGGGAAACAAGAAGAAGCTTCTATACTAAATATTTGAGATATAAAGGAAAATACAAAATCATCTAAAAACAAAAACCGATATTTTTCAAATCGGTTTTTTTTAATCTTTCAAAACTTTCAAATCTTTATTTTTAACAGTTCTCTTCTTTATTATATTAGTTATCTTTTTTCTGATTTAGTCTCTGCTCTCATTATAACACAATTTTTATTAACAACATTAGTGATATCCCAAATAAAAAGACAGTAAAATAGATTATTGATTTTTTAACATTTTCCTGCTGTTTAATCTCAGGGATTAAATCTGATGAAGCAATATAAATGAAATTCCCAGCAGCAAAGGGTAATAAAAAAACAATTGATTCTCCTATTCTTTCTGAAAGTAAAAACCCAATAATTCCACCAAAAATTACACTAATAGCTGATAAAAAGTTTAAAAACAAAGCCCTTGTTTTTTTAAACCCTCCATAGATTAAAATTCCAAAGTCTCCGATTTCTTGAGGAATTTCATGAAGAGCTACTGCTAAAGAAGTAACTACTCCCAGCTGAAATGAAGCGACAAAAGAAGCTGCAATGACTAAGCCATCAATAAAGTTATGTATGGCATCTGAAAATAAAATTAAATAAGAAAATGGCATTATCTTAGGGTGCTCTCTGGCGTGATGGTGA encodes:
- a CDS encoding ZIP family metal transporter gives rise to the protein MAAVFFYIILCTSLISLIAFIGALTLFLKERLLDQLLLVLVAFSAGALIGGAFLHLLPEAIELFEPDQILNLFLYLIFGFCTFFVLENFIKWHHHHAREHPKIMPFSYLILFSDAIHNFIDGLVIAASFVASFQLGVVTSLAVALHEIPQEIGDFGILIYGGFKKTRALFLNFLSAISVIFGGIIGFLLSERIGESIVFLLPFAAGNFIYIASSDLIPEIKQQENVKKSIIYFTVFLFGISLMLLIKIVL